A single genomic interval of Phocoenobacter uteri harbors:
- a CDS encoding porin family protein, producing MKKQLLSILTITAISSAVIAKDYTPQDYKSETNPDFQAIDKIEKFAKTDKKVTASISQKKSNAVRVDEQNLLANPPLLKRAMQSVVLTKQVEGIEIVLPIYQKLPDADPLLITYAKGLLAHSKGQFDTAINYYREIIAHNPEMSVVRLDLATALYANHQRVAARDQFNKLQSEPLPPSVAEQVKQTILHIDREQDWQWNANFYFRNERNINNAPKEREVKYGDGKVTTPKAEKAQGFHFDIGVSKRFNLKGNFYGNLQADLSSDLFWNNHQYDDVSAQLGVGLGYQTARFVAEVQPFVKKRFYGTDPYSVSYGASGFESYQFTPRFKLSNNWSWEYEKFDTRKHLNGQRHFIGLSAFFMRNSQQYWLAGINLYNKEARDLDDAFVRKGAYVGLGQEWQGGLSSRLILSFGKRDYKGVDLFNIKRSDKDYSAKLSLWHRNWHWLGITPRLVLSWNKTKSNHFLYNTQENKVNIEFSKSF from the coding sequence ATGAAAAAACAATTATTAAGCATTTTAACTATTACTGCCATATCTAGTGCTGTGATAGCGAAAGATTATACACCACAAGATTATAAATCTGAGACCAATCCTGATTTTCAAGCAATAGATAAAATTGAAAAATTTGCAAAAACTGATAAAAAAGTGACCGCTTCAATCTCTCAGAAAAAGAGCAATGCGGTACGAGTAGATGAGCAAAATTTATTAGCTAATCCTCCTTTGTTAAAACGAGCAATGCAAAGTGTTGTATTGACCAAGCAGGTCGAAGGCATTGAGATTGTTTTGCCGATTTATCAAAAACTACCTGATGCTGATCCGTTGCTAATCACGTATGCAAAAGGCTTGCTTGCACATTCAAAGGGGCAGTTTGATACAGCGATCAACTATTACCGTGAAATTATTGCTCACAATCCTGAAATGTCTGTGGTGCGTTTAGATTTAGCAACAGCATTATATGCGAATCATCAGCGTGTGGCGGCACGTGATCAGTTTAATAAATTACAAAGTGAACCTTTGCCACCGAGTGTCGCAGAGCAGGTGAAACAAACCATATTACATATTGACAGAGAGCAAGATTGGCAGTGGAATGCAAATTTTTATTTTCGTAATGAACGCAATATCAATAATGCCCCAAAAGAACGTGAAGTGAAGTATGGTGATGGTAAAGTGACCACGCCAAAAGCTGAAAAAGCACAAGGTTTTCATTTTGATATTGGTGTGTCAAAACGCTTCAACTTAAAAGGTAATTTTTACGGTAACTTACAGGCAGATTTAAGTAGCGATCTGTTTTGGAATAATCATCAGTATGATGATGTTTCTGCCCAACTTGGCGTGGGATTAGGTTACCAAACGGCACGATTTGTCGCAGAAGTGCAACCTTTTGTTAAAAAACGTTTTTATGGCACGGATCCTTATTCTGTGAGCTACGGGGCGAGTGGATTTGAAAGTTATCAATTTACACCACGTTTTAAATTATCAAATAATTGGTCGTGGGAATATGAGAAATTTGATACCAGAAAGCATTTAAACGGTCAGCGTCACTTTATTGGGCTATCCGCCTTTTTTATGCGAAACTCACAACAATATTGGCTTGCGGGAATCAATCTTTATAACAAAGAGGCCCGAGATTTAGATGATGCTTTTGTCCGTAAAGGAGCTTATGTTGGCTTAGGGCAGGAGTGGCAAGGCGGTTTGTCATCTCGTTTGATTTTATCTTTTGGGAAACGTGATTATAAAGGGGTGGATCTGTTTAATATTAAACGTTCCGATAAGGATTATTCAGCGAAATTATCATTATGGCACCGTAATTGGCATTGGCTGGGGATTACGCCTCGTTTGGTACTATCGTGGAATAAAACCAAAAGTAATCATTTTTTATATAATACGCAAGAAAATAAAGTAAATATTGAGTTTTCTAAATCGTTTTAA
- a CDS encoding transferrin-binding protein-like solute binding protein translates to MKKTLLVIAISAFLTACGSGGGSSNSEANTTENTAGNSVNTPAVSTVPAADKKDTSLILNDIAKSEINQFVLNGKTVNLMPQGMNPGGFFMNNGGNIFGDTLTKAVSGRKYTETRFGILVPDDADLVAFSQGTVTVLDDMPTANVETKYSGDFVNYDKNKKSFNNGTVDVGVNFALKNIKIDTFDDQTGKKLGDTMTGSITGNQFTFDSGKGKGQFYGSQAAELSGIHKDGNVVTSFGAKKQ, encoded by the coding sequence ATGAAAAAAACATTGCTAGTTATTGCAATATCAGCTTTTTTAACTGCTTGTGGTAGCGGTGGTGGCAGTAGTAATAGCGAGGCTAATACTACTGAAAATACGGCTGGAAATTCAGTTAATACACCAGCAGTATCAACTGTTCCAGCAGCAGATAAAAAAGATACAAGCTTAATTTTAAATGATATCGCTAAAAGCGAAATAAATCAGTTTGTTCTCAATGGTAAAACTGTTAATTTAATGCCTCAGGGGATGAATCCTGGTGGCTTCTTTATGAATAATGGAGGTAACATTTTTGGTGATACTTTAACGAAGGCGGTAAGTGGTAGAAAATATACTGAAACTCGTTTTGGTATCTTAGTGCCTGATGATGCAGATTTGGTTGCATTCAGTCAGGGTACAGTGACTGTATTAGATGATATGCCAACAGCCAATGTAGAGACTAAATACTCTGGTGATTTTGTTAATTATGACAAGAATAAAAAATCATTTAATAATGGTACAGTGGATGTCGGGGTAAATTTTGCACTTAAAAATATCAAAATTGATACCTTCGATGATCAAACAGGTAAAAAACTAGGTGATACGATGACAGGATCAATCACAGGTAACCAATTTACTTTTGATTCCGGAAAAGGTAAAGGTCAGTTTTATGGCTCACAAGCGGCGGAGTTAAGTGGTATCCATAAGGATGGTAATGTAGTCACTTCTTTTGGAGCTAAAAAACAGTAA
- a CDS encoding DUF2301 domain-containing membrane protein has translation MADPHIQSPMDFWDYLTVIIYRCGFVLAGIMVLLLPYQPDIAQIGILIAAVCCASSLHIYLKSFRLILQFATWIALLCQIIGFNELALGGALVTLGGLAFKEYFCFRVPLLNLQPVFVALLWFFIQFNTELLVQIISVIVGGLFIVLAIQKWRMPLHFDIGDKSKFQI, from the coding sequence ATGGCAGATCCACACATTCAATCCCCAATGGACTTTTGGGATTATTTAACCGTTATTATTTATCGCTGTGGCTTTGTGCTAGCAGGGATAATGGTTTTATTATTACCTTATCAACCTGATATTGCCCAAATAGGCATTTTAATTGCAGCGGTTTGTTGTGCGTCATCACTGCATATTTATCTAAAATCTTTTCGCCTGATTTTACAGTTCGCCACTTGGATTGCGTTGTTATGTCAAATAATCGGTTTTAACGAATTAGCACTTGGTGGAGCATTAGTTACGCTAGGAGGACTAGCCTTCAAAGAATATTTCTGTTTTAGAGTACCATTGCTAAATTTACAGCCTGTTTTTGTTGCCCTGCTATGGTTTTTTATTCAATTTAATACTGAATTATTGGTGCAAATTATATCTGTTATCGTGGGCGGATTATTTATCGTTTTAGCTATCCAAAAATGGCGAATGCCGCTGCATTTTGATATTGGTGATAAAAGCAAATTTCAAATCTAA